The following coding sequences lie in one Phyllopteryx taeniolatus isolate TA_2022b chromosome 4, UOR_Ptae_1.2, whole genome shotgun sequence genomic window:
- the pdgfba gene encoding platelet-derived growth factor beta polypeptide a isoform X1: MRERGARLKSSVTSMKAPGMLKFESGDGGACDVTGVCYKLSLNGDPLPASLVDLVRNSPVSSVDDLKLLLQHEADAIEEDDDHGILTNQTHGRHIRSIAEAEIAQQAACRVRTEVMEVTRAMLDRRNANFMLWPPCVEVQRCSGCCNTRLLQCVPAVTSSRYLQVIKIQYINRKAHYEKAIISVEDHLACRCQPSSPNPAPLTPPSHPHPPLPRAAHPAPPMPRGSKADLHRNDDLKRNQRFYNSEEQEPAARRWPQGGYTQLVRWTQPRPQQSADGWPSDARADRGVTGNPPQVGPGSGHEGSREEGGQVRRRQFPSRSYERGESEDRNLRTQYRLNAPQSDGASLPEPTPSPQSQQSPTPVLRISTNHKDSVSGRPNIEATPTHPRTQAERQTGSGRRHSESADQGVAKDLTPANSGGQLTEEERRQKVLEVVQGELDRPTHLHPQQRPELGLATAAPPPSSRQTPFRPASPRRRRKHRKRISKEAMRAMIM, translated from the exons GGCGATCCGCTCCCTGCGTCGCTGGTCGACCTGGTGAGGAACTCCCCCGTCTCCTCCGTGGACGACCTGAAGCTGCTGCTGCAGCACGAGGCAGACGCAATAG AAGAAGACGATGATCACGGCATTCTCACAAACCAAACACACGGACGACACATCAGAAGCATCG CGGAGGCTGAGATAGCCCAGCAGGCGGCGTGCAGAGTTCGGACCGAGGTGATGGAGGTGACCAGGGCCATGCTGGACCGTCGCAACGCTAACTTCATGCTGTGGCCGCCCTGCGTGGAGGTGCAGCGATGTTCGGGCTGCTGCAACACCCGGCTGCTGCAGTGCGTACCTGCCGTCACCTCCAGCAGATACCTGCAG GTGATAAAGATCCAGTACATCAACAGGAAGGCCCACTACGAGAAAGCCATCATCTCGGTGGAAGACCACTTGGCGTGCAGGTGTCAGCCGTCCTCGCCCAACCCGGCGCCGCTTACCCCGCCGTCCCACCCTCACCCGCCTCTCCCCCGGGCGGCCCACCCGGCTCCGCCGATGCCCCGCGGCTCCAAGGCCGACCTCCACCGCAACGACGACCTGAAGCGCAACCAGCGGTTCTACAACAGCGAGGAGCAGGAGCCGGCGGCGAGGCGGTGGCCGCAGGGGGGATACACGCAGCTGGTGCGCTGGACGCAGCCCAGGCCGCAGCAGTCGGCCGACGGCTGGCCGTCGGACGCGCGGGCCGATCGCGGCGTAACGGGAAACCCGCCGCAGGTCGGCCCGGGGAGCGGACACGAGGGCAGTCGCGAGGAAGGCGGCCAAGTGCGTCGTCGGCAGTTCCCATCCCGTAGCTACGAGCGCGGAGAGTCCGAGGATCGCAATCTCAGGACGCAATATCGACTCAACGCCCCCCAGTCGGACGGCGCCTCCCTTCCCGAGCCGACCCCGTCGCCCCAATCGCAACAAAGCCCCACCCCTGTTTTGCGCATTTCCACCAACCACAAAGACTCGGTGAGCGGCCGGCCCAACATTGAGGCGACGCCGACGCACCCGAGGACGCAAGCGGAACGTCAAACGGGGAGCGGGAGGCGGCACAGTGAGTCGGCCGATCAGGGCGTGGCTAAGGACTTGACGCCGGCCAATAGTGGAGGTCAGCTCACAGAAGAGGAGAGGAGGCAGAAGGTTCTGGAAGTGGTTCAGGGGGAGCTAGACCGACCcactcatcttcatcctcagcAAAGACCTGAGctgg GGCTCGCAACGGCGGCGCCGCCACCCTCCAGCCGCCAGACCCCTTTCAGGCCGGCGTCCCCCCGTCGTAGGAGGAAACACCGCAAGCGCATCAGCAAGGAGGCCATGAGAGCCATGATCATGTAG
- the pdgfba gene encoding platelet-derived growth factor beta polypeptide a isoform X2 has translation MRSWLLLLLLLLLRLGGAEVRADEGDPLPASLVDLVRNSPVSSVDDLKLLLQHEADAIEEDDDHGILTNQTHGRHIRSIAEAEIAQQAACRVRTEVMEVTRAMLDRRNANFMLWPPCVEVQRCSGCCNTRLLQCVPAVTSSRYLQVIKIQYINRKAHYEKAIISVEDHLACRCQPSSPNPAPLTPPSHPHPPLPRAAHPAPPMPRGSKADLHRNDDLKRNQRFYNSEEQEPAARRWPQGGYTQLVRWTQPRPQQSADGWPSDARADRGVTGNPPQVGPGSGHEGSREEGGQVRRRQFPSRSYERGESEDRNLRTQYRLNAPQSDGASLPEPTPSPQSQQSPTPVLRISTNHKDSVSGRPNIEATPTHPRTQAERQTGSGRRHSESADQGVAKDLTPANSGGQLTEEERRQKVLEVVQGELDRPTHLHPQQRPELGLATAAPPPSSRQTPFRPASPRRRRKHRKRISKEAMRAMIM, from the exons GGCGATCCGCTCCCTGCGTCGCTGGTCGACCTGGTGAGGAACTCCCCCGTCTCCTCCGTGGACGACCTGAAGCTGCTGCTGCAGCACGAGGCAGACGCAATAG AAGAAGACGATGATCACGGCATTCTCACAAACCAAACACACGGACGACACATCAGAAGCATCG CGGAGGCTGAGATAGCCCAGCAGGCGGCGTGCAGAGTTCGGACCGAGGTGATGGAGGTGACCAGGGCCATGCTGGACCGTCGCAACGCTAACTTCATGCTGTGGCCGCCCTGCGTGGAGGTGCAGCGATGTTCGGGCTGCTGCAACACCCGGCTGCTGCAGTGCGTACCTGCCGTCACCTCCAGCAGATACCTGCAG GTGATAAAGATCCAGTACATCAACAGGAAGGCCCACTACGAGAAAGCCATCATCTCGGTGGAAGACCACTTGGCGTGCAGGTGTCAGCCGTCCTCGCCCAACCCGGCGCCGCTTACCCCGCCGTCCCACCCTCACCCGCCTCTCCCCCGGGCGGCCCACCCGGCTCCGCCGATGCCCCGCGGCTCCAAGGCCGACCTCCACCGCAACGACGACCTGAAGCGCAACCAGCGGTTCTACAACAGCGAGGAGCAGGAGCCGGCGGCGAGGCGGTGGCCGCAGGGGGGATACACGCAGCTGGTGCGCTGGACGCAGCCCAGGCCGCAGCAGTCGGCCGACGGCTGGCCGTCGGACGCGCGGGCCGATCGCGGCGTAACGGGAAACCCGCCGCAGGTCGGCCCGGGGAGCGGACACGAGGGCAGTCGCGAGGAAGGCGGCCAAGTGCGTCGTCGGCAGTTCCCATCCCGTAGCTACGAGCGCGGAGAGTCCGAGGATCGCAATCTCAGGACGCAATATCGACTCAACGCCCCCCAGTCGGACGGCGCCTCCCTTCCCGAGCCGACCCCGTCGCCCCAATCGCAACAAAGCCCCACCCCTGTTTTGCGCATTTCCACCAACCACAAAGACTCGGTGAGCGGCCGGCCCAACATTGAGGCGACGCCGACGCACCCGAGGACGCAAGCGGAACGTCAAACGGGGAGCGGGAGGCGGCACAGTGAGTCGGCCGATCAGGGCGTGGCTAAGGACTTGACGCCGGCCAATAGTGGAGGTCAGCTCACAGAAGAGGAGAGGAGGCAGAAGGTTCTGGAAGTGGTTCAGGGGGAGCTAGACCGACCcactcatcttcatcctcagcAAAGACCTGAGctgg GGCTCGCAACGGCGGCGCCGCCACCCTCCAGCCGCCAGACCCCTTTCAGGCCGGCGTCCCCCCGTCGTAGGAGGAAACACCGCAAGCGCATCAGCAAGGAGGCCATGAGAGCCATGATCATGTAG